A window of the Henckelia pumila isolate YLH828 chromosome 3, ASM3356847v2, whole genome shotgun sequence genome harbors these coding sequences:
- the LOC140889677 gene encoding uncharacterized protein: MTSFSKISMFSKEDFDDWKIRMQAHLSVLDDDMWIVITDGPLAITKFNTDIALSGGGPQYIEKPRIEWTAEDKKKANLDNVAKDILYKTLDKNTFSKIKTCKTEKEIWEKLIQLCEGNEQKKENKLSVSTQKFDNIKMKPGESMTEFDERVSSIVIELNGLGKTYPNREVILKVIRGLPKEWDVKTMAMRESKDLNKLDLHDLFADLKAYEFELQTREEDQYTSQLTKALTAVKIESPAKSEKSADQLSSDSMSLFVKKFGKFIRRNQEGSHRRNFQKKKTVEEPRSCFNYGKTWHFIADCPKPKNFDKRKSSRNDRHTSRQKHEALVAKDNKTKWAETDSDSEESNCSSSSSDDEEKVKCLMENDHELPSTSEQVFDFSSKEFTREELIKALHDMENEYHQLSLAFDEVRAKQKDPQDTSTEPSWEQSVEINCLETDIVVLRTENEQLKFDIMNLTTEKHNMDELVRSRNKSSSLLTKMNDSQRPLYDKTGLGYGKTVETGESSTLPKLNMCKGKYINFVRAVRENENENLSR, translated from the coding sequence ATGACTTCATTCAGCAAAATTTCTATGTTCTCAAAGGAAGACTTTGATGACTGGAAGATTCGTATGCAAGCACACCTATCAGTACTAGACGATGACATGTGGATTGTTATCACTGATGGACCTCTTGCGATCACCAAATTCAATACTGATATAGCTCTTTCTGGAGGTGGTCCACAGtacattgagaaaccaagaattGAATGGACTGCTGAAGACAAAAAGAAGGCAAATCTTGATAATGTGGCTAAAGATATCTTGTATAAAACTCTTGACAAGAATACCTTTAGCAAGATCAAGACATGCAAAACTGAAAAAGAAATTTGGGAAAAGTTGATTCAACTTTGTGAAGGAAATGAACAGAAGAAGGAAAACAAACTGTCTGTATCCACTCAAAAATTTGACAACATCAAGATGAAACCAGGTGAATCAATGACAGAATTTGATGAGAGAGTAAGCAGCATTGTTATTGAGCTTAATGGATTGGGAAAAACATATCCCAACAGAGAAGTTATTCTCAAGGTAATACGAGGCCTTCCTAAAGAATGGGATGTGAAGACAATGGCCATGAGAGAATCGAAGGACTTGAACAAACTGGATCTGCATGACTTATTTGCAGACTTAAAGGCCTATGAATTCGAGTTGCAGACTCGGGAAGAAGATCAGTATACCTCACAATTAACTAAGGCCTTGACTGCAGTAAAAATAGAGTCACCAGCCAAATCAGAAAAATCAGCAGATCAACTGAGCAGTGATTCCATGTCTCTGTTTGTGAAGAAATTCGGCAAATTCATCAGAAGAAACCAAGAAGGATCCCACAGAAGAAATTTTCAAAAGAAAAAGACAGTCGAAGAACCAAGAAGTTGCTTCAACTATGGGAAAACATGGCATTTCATTGCTGAttgtcccaaaccaaagaacttTGACAAAAGGAAAAGTTCAAGGAATGACAGACACACCTCAAGACAGAAACATGAAGCATTGGTCGCAAAGGACAACAAAACCAAGTGGGCAGAAACAGATAGTGATTCAGAGGAATCAAATTGCTCATCCAGTTCCAGTGATGATGAAGAAAAGGTCAAGTGTCTTATGGAAAATGATCATGAGCTTCCATCCACTAGTGAACAGGTATTTGATTTCAGTTCTAAGGAATTTACCAGAGAGGAACTGATCAAAGCTCTTCATGATATGGAAAATGAGTATCATCAACTGTCCTTAGCATTCGATGAAGTCAGAGCCAAGCAAAAGGATCCGCAAGATACCTCAACTGAGCCCTCCTGGGAACAATCAGTTGAGATAAACTGTCTTGAAACAGATATTGTTGTGCTCCGAACTGAGAATGAACAACTCAAGTTTGATATCATGAATCTTACAACAGAAAAACATAACATGGATGAATTAGTAAGATCACGGAATAAATCTTCGAGCCTATTGACAAAAATGAATGATTCACAAAGACCTCTCTATGACAAAACTGGTCTTGGATATGGGAAGACAGTGGAAACTGGTGAGTCAAGTACTCTACCCAAACTGAACATGTGCAAAGGCAAATACATAAACTTTGTACGAGCAGTTagggaaaatgaaaatgaaaaccTATCCCGATGA